The genomic DNA ACCGGGCCAGCGGTGCGACAGCAGCGCCACGCACCCGCCCGGCGCGATGAGTTCGTGCAGTACGCGCAGCACCCGGCCGCGGTCCATCCAGTGGAAAGCATCCCCGATGACGGCCAGTGAGAACGGCCCCAGGCTGTTCGGGAGGTCCTCCACGGTGCCCTCGTGCCACTCGATGGCGTGGCCCTCGGCCGCCGCCAAGCGGCGGCCCTCCTCCAGCATCTCCTGGCAGGGGTCCACCGCGAGCACGTCTAGGCCGTGAGCGGCCAACGCACGTGCGACGACGCCGGTGCCGGTGCCGAGGTCGAGCACCCGGGCGCCGGGCCCCCCACCGGCTAATCCGGCAACGTGGTCCAGCAGCTCGTCCGGGTAGCCCGCCCGGGCGCGGTAGAAGGCGGCGGTACCGGCAAAGATCCCACCTGGATCGACATATAACGACACGACATCTCCCATTTCTTAGCAGTTGTTCGCTCTGCTACTGATTGATGGTCTGCTGACCTCTGTTGCCAGGGCGTCGGAGATCGCTGAGCCGACGCCCCGGCGCCCCGCGTGGGGCGGGGCCGCGTCCGCTGCAAGCGGACACGCTCGGGGCACCCCGGCCGCGCCGGGGGAGGGTCGCGGCCGGGGCTGATGGGGAACGTCCGCTGTGCCGGCGGCGGACGTCTTCGGGACCCCGCCCACCGGAGCCGGCCTCACGGCGGGCGGGGCGCCTTGACCCGCCCCCTGGCCGGCTGTCCAGACACGGCCAGGGGGCGGGAGTCAGTGTCTGCGCCGGCCGGGAATCAACTCGATGACGGTGCAGCCGCGCAGCGCGCGCGTCATCTGGGAGGCCAGCACCCACGCCGCCGCGGGGTCGTCGTACGCCACCGTGACCTCGCCGGCCGGCACCGCGTGCTCGCCATCCGGGCGGTAGCTCAGGCCGTAGACACCGTCGATGTCGGGGTGCCGCACCCGGACCAGCGCTGCACCTCCCTCGCGCAGGTGGCGGCACCACACCGGGGACTTCTCGGCGCACGGGGCGCAGACCGGGGGGTGGACGGTCACCTCGTTCTCCGGCCATCCGGGCACTTCGCTGTGGTCTTCCAGCAGCCACAGCACGCCGGACTCGTCCTCGTGTGCCGGGACGGCGCACACCTGGCACAGCAGCCTGAGCATCGCGCGGCGCTGCCGCTGGGGGTGGATGTGACCGAGTTGCGGGCGGCCGACGCCGCGGCGCAACGGCCGACGTGCCCAGAGCACGCCCATGGAGTCCCTGTCGAGGTCGTGCTCGTAGGCGTAGGCGATGCGACGGAAGTTGTGGATCACCAGGGGCTCGGAAAGGCGGTCCTCGCCGGTCCAGCGAGCCACGTACGGCACCGGAGGCCGGGCGACAGCCACGGCTACCTCCTCATGTTGGCGTTGGCGTTGGCGTTGGCGTTGGTGGTGGGGTGGCCGGCGCGTGAGATACCCCATGCGCTCGCACGCGCCGGCCACGGGCCCGAGCGGTCGGGCCAGGCCCGCCCCCCGGGGGGGGGCGTGTAGTCACCCGGCAGCGGGAGGGCAGGGAGGTTCAGGGGGAGCTGCGTCGGACGGGTAGCCGTACCAGTCCGGCGCTTCCCCAAGGCTCGCCAGCGCCGGCCTCGGGTTGAACGGCTCCGGCGGCTTCCGTTTCCGGGGTACCGGAGGGAGCTTGGGAGGCGGCGCCGGCCGCTCGGCGGCGCTCACGACCCGCCCCGCAGCGAAAGCGGGGCGGTGGCCGCCGTCGGCCGTCCGTGCCCGTCGTCGGCGTCGTCCTCGCCCGCGGTGGTGGCGCAGTACCCGCCGGCCTGATGGACGATTCGGCGCAGGGCGCCGCCGCCGGCCTGGTCCCGGCTGATGCGGTCCCACGAATCGACGAGGCACACCGGGGACGCCGCGGCCTGCCGCATCGCGCCGACCATCCGACGCCACTGCGGCCTCAGGTCGTCACACAGCGCGTGGTCCCCGCGGTCCACCCACTCTCCGGCCACGGCCCAGCCGCGCTCGGCCGCGTACTGCCGGCACCGCGCCAGGCGTTCCGCGAGGAAAGCGTCGGGTAGCGTCGCGCTCCGGTCGTAGATGAACACTAGGACGGGCCTGCCCGCGACCTCAGTGCGCTCGCTCAAGGCTGCCTCCCTCGTGCGCACGGGTCCCGGTCGGCCCGCCGGGGACGACAGCGCGCGGTCGAATCACGCACAGCAGCTCGCGGCGCAGGTCCGCTGGTCTCGTGCACCCCCGGCCGCGGCCGGGGGGGATCACCCAGTGCAGCGAGTGCTCTTCCGCTTCGAGCGGGGGGACGCCGACGTAGTGGCTGGGGCCGCAGGGCACGGTGTGCTCCACGTCCCAGTCACGGGTCGAGCCCGGGGGCACGAGGAAGTAGAGGATCTTGCCCCACGGGTCCTGGATGACGGGGCCCGCGCTGTCCCCCAGCTCCTTGAGGGCCAGCAAGCCGAGGCTTCGGTCGACGCGGACGGCGTCCCAGTACTCTCCTGCCTCGACCGCCCAGACGGTGCCCGGGGGCGGCATCCACTCCAGTCCGACCATGGTCGCGGTCACCGCCCCGCCGGCTGGTAGCAGCCGCAGGTGACGACACGCCACGCCTTGGTTCCGCCGCCGGGCGTCGGCACCGTCACCGAGCCCGCCGGCCGCAGGGGCCTGCGTACGGACCCGCAGTGGAAGCACGCCTCCCCGTGGAGGCGCACGATGCTCACGTCACAGTGGACGACGTTCTCGGCGGCCGGCGCGGCGATAGCCATACGTCCGTTCTCCTCGTGTCGGCGGCGTCGCGGACACGGAGATGATGGACCCTCGGAAAGCCCTTAAGTGCCACAGCTTGTGGCACCTCGGATCACCCGATCGAGCCGCACCAGGCAGCGAACGCGGAGAGATCCTCGTTGTCTGCGCGCCGCAGACGACGCAGGGTGGCGATGTCCTCGCGAACCCACGGATGCTCGCGGGTCGCCTGCGGCGCGATCCGGCGGGCGACCTTCAGCGACTCGTAGGCCGCGTCGCGGCGGCCGGACCACAACTGCGCGCGGGCGAGTTCGATGTAGAAGCCCGAGCGGCGTTCCGCGGGCAGCGCGTCCCGGCCCTTCGCCGGCGGCTTCCAGGTCATGCCGATGTCCAGGGCGTCTTGCAGATGCTCGTTGCCGAGGCTGACCGCCACGGACACCGCGTGCACGCGCACGCTCGACGGGCCGAACGCCGTGCCCAGGTAGACGCCTTCGGGGATGCGGTCGGCAAGCGTGGTGGCCTCCGCCATGTGCTGGCCGGCGGCGGCCGCGTTTCCGTCGCGTCCGGCGATGACGGCGGCCCGCATGTGCAGGGCGCCGCGGGCGGCGGTGGCGTTGTTCCCGTCGGGCGCGGGAGAGGCGTCGATGGCGCGTTCCAGCGCGCGCAGCCCGGCGCGGTGCGCGCCGGCGGAGAAGAACGTCTCGGTGCGGACATACGCGGCGGCGGCGCGTTGCAGGTCGTCATCGGCCCGCTCGGCCGCCCACCGCATGAGTTCGACCAGGCGGGCGGACAAGTCTTTCGCGCCGTGTTTGTAGGCGACGGCGTCCGCGGAGCGGTATGCGGAGGCGAGCAGAGCGGCGGCCTGCGCTCGCTTCTCCTCGCTGGTGGAGCAGTCCAGGGCGCGGGCCAGTTCCTCCAGGAGCTGCGGCGCGCTGCGGACGATGCGCAGGTACTGTGCCCCAAGGCGCCAGTTGGCCAGCTCGTCGACGTCCTGGTGAAGCTGGTCCAGCGGCCGGGTTGCCCCGTCGTCGGGGCAGTCGAAGGACGCGATGACATCGGACACGGCGCCCAGGGATTCGTGGATGCGGGCCGCGGCGCGGCCGGGATCCTGGAGCAGCCGCATGGGGTCTACGCCCAGCGCCGCTGCGAGCGCCTCGACGACCGCGTCACTGGGCATGCGGCCGCCGCGTTCGATCGCGCGGACCATGCTGAAGGACACCCCGGAGACCGCGGACAGGTCGCGTTGGGTCATCTTGCGCACCTGGCGGGCGGTCTTCACCCTGCCGCCTACCGCGCGCGCCGTCGACACGGGCATTGTGAACTCCGTTCGCGCTACCGCAGCGAACGCTACCCGCGCGGATACGAGCCGATGCGCGAAACAGCCCGCCCGGGTGACCGGCGGGCCGTTGGCACCCTCAGTCGGCGATGATCGCCGTAAGCTCGGTGAGGGTGTCGATGCGCCAGTCCGCGGCCTGCACCACTTCGGGGTCGTCCGCCCACCAGTGGCCCCACGGGCCGCGCCGAAGGTGAGCGGCCCGCATGCCCGCCCTCTTCGCCGGAAACAGGTCGTTGGCCGGGTGGTCACCGACGTACACAGTCTCCCCCGGCTCCGTCTGCGCCACCTCCAGCACGCGGGCGAAGAACGCGGCCCCGGGCTTGGCCACCCCCCACTCCCCGGAGGTGACGACGAGATCCGCCGGCAGGTCGAGCGCCCGCAGCAGCTCGCCCGCGCGGATCGTCTGGTTCCCGGCAACGATCACCCGCACGCCGAGCTTGCGCAGCCCCCTGAGTGCCCCGCGGACGTCCGGATACAGATCCTCCTCCGCCAACTGCTCGCCGCGGCCGGCTTCCTCGCGGGCAACGCGCTCGGCATCGACGTCAATGCCGGGGCGCAGCAGGCGCAGCGCGTCGGCGTTGTCCCGGCCGGCGACGACCGCCGCGCCGACGAGCGCAGAAACGGTGTGCCGCGGGACGCCGAGCCAGTCGGCCCACCCCGCCCAGTAGCGGTCGTCACGGACCAGGGTCTCCCCGACGTCGAGGACGATCGTCTCAATCACAGGCGCAGCCTAGGCTCCAACACAGGGCCGGCGGGTGCTCGGCCCCAACGCGCGTGTACCCGCCAAGCGGGCTTCCTCGCCGCCGACACCCTCGACCCGTCCACGTGCACGGCCAATCGCCCTACACTGGGCTGGCTTCACTGACGTGGACGGGTTCCAGCAACCGGCACACCAGGGGGGTTGTGTGAACTGGATGTCTCCTCTGTTCACGATCGTCGGCGTGATCATCGGCAGCGGCGTGACGCTCCTTGTGGAGCAGTGGCGCTGGCAGCGGGACCATCAACGCGAGGCCAAGCAGATCCTGCGTGAAACGTTCGTCTCCTACCTCACTCATACGGCGCGAGCCCACGAGAGCATGCGGCAGGTATCTGAGGGTGTTCACTCTTCCCCGGACGAGCGGCGGTTGGCGATCTTAGCCGCGTTCACCGAGGCCAACGTCTATGAGGAACGATTTCGCCTGACCATGCTTGCCCCCACCCACGTGGTGGAGCTGGCCGTCCATTCCTTCCGAAAGTGTCGAGCCGTCCGGGACCTTTTGGCATCAGGAACAGAGACCAGCGATGATGCCTTCCGCTCCGCTCAGTTGGAATACTTCCGCGCCGTGCAAGCGACATCCGACGCAATGCGAAAAGAGCTGGGCATACCTAAACTTTTGTTCGTGCCGCTCGGGTACCCTCCCGACCAACCTCCAGTCACTCCCTTGTGAATCGCGCCCAGGGAGCGCTGGCAGCGAGGGGCCACCGGAACCGTTCAAGATTTGATGGCAAAGAGTCTATCTTCGCTGTCACGGTCAGCACGCAAGCGCCGGGGCGACGACGCCGCCTGACCCTACACTCGAACGCGTGCCCGATACCCGAGACTCCGCCGCCCCGGCTGACGCGAGTCCGCGCGACGCCGAGGAGGTGCCGCCGTGGAGCCCGGACATGGGCCAGCCGCCGCGGGTGACCACGTACCCGGCCCGCGGCGCCCCGCGGCCCCGGGTCCGCGTGGACGGCACATGGCGCGACTGTTCGGTGATGGCGCGGCATGACTGGCCGTCCGGGATGATCGCGGTGCAGACGACGATCCGGCTGCCCGTCGCGGACCTTGACGGCCAGCTCGGGGCGCACTGCCGCACGTATCTGTGGGATTCCGCCGCGATGCGGGTTTCCGACTGACCCGGCACAGCACGACGCCCCCTCCCGTACGAGGGGGCGTCGTGTCGGTTCAGGCGGTGGGCTCCAGCGTGACGGTCACGTCGGGCCCGGCCTCAGCGCCGGGGCGGCGGCTCATCCGGCGGTGGCCTGCTCGGCGAGCAGGAGCGCCAGCGGGCCGCCCTGGAGCAGGAATCGCCCGTCGCGGACGGCCCGGAGGGCGGCGGCCATGGGCCACCACATCAGCTTGAAGTCCACCTCGCTGGGGGTGAGCTGCTGCGGGCCGCGGGTGAGTCCTTCGGCGAGGAAGAGATGGAGACGGGCCGGCTCGGCGAGGGTGATGGCGTATGAGCCGAGGTGCCGCCAGGTGTTCGCGGTGACGCCGGCCTCCTCGCGCAGCTCGCGCCGCGCGCACTCCTCTGCCGTCTCCCCGTCCTCCCTCCGTCCTCCCGGCAGGAACAGGAACTCGCCGCCATGCTGAGGGAAACGCGAGGTCAGCACTGCGATCTCGCCGTTGGTGTCTCGGGCCACGATGACGGAGGCATCGCGCCGTGCCCCCGGGCCGGGTGCTGTGGTCATGGCCCGGGAGCGTAGCCGCCTACGGGGACAGAAAGGCGGCGAACGGCACGTTGAGCACGGTGGGGTGGGCGATGCCGCGGCCGTGGTAGCCGTCCTCGCCGAAGGCTTCGCCGTGGTCGGCGCACATGATGATCAGCCATCTCTGGTTGCCGGTGAGGCCGCCGATGAGGCGGCCGAGGTGGCCGTCGGTGTAGGCGAGGGCGGCGGCCTGGGACTGCCAGGAGTCTTCGCTGTCGCCGGTGTAGTGGCCGTGGGGGACGTGGGCGGCGGAGACGTTGACGAAGAGGAACAGCGGCCGGCGGGCGTACTGCTCGGCGACGGTGAGGGCGTGGTCGACCTGGTGGCGTGTGGAGTCCGGCTCCGGGGAGCTGAACTCCCGTCGCCAGTGGTCCTCGTGGAACAGGTCGGGCAGGACCGACCCGAGCGGGGTCTCGCGCGAGAAGTACGTCGTGCCGCCGATGCACACGGTGCGGTAGCCGTGCTGCGCGAGCCCGGTCAGGAGGTTCGGCGCGTCGAAGACGAACGTGCCCGCGTCGACGGTCTTGAACGCCGGGGGCCGGCACTCCCACAGCCGCGGCGGTTGCACGGGCTGCGGGAGCTTGGGCAGGAAGCCGGAGAAGAACGCCATGTGCGCGGGCAGGGTGAAGGTGCCCGGGGTGCGTCGTTCCTCCCATGCCCCGCCCGGGAGGATCTCGGCCAGGCGCGGGGTCTGGCCGGCGTGCAGGGCGGCGCGGGCGACGTCGTAGCGCAGGGAGTCGAGGGTGATGAACAGGATGCTGGTGCCGCTGCGGATGACGGCGGATGTGTCGATCACGGTGCCTCCAGCAGGTCGCGGCATTCGGTGATGCGGCCCTTGGCGTGGTCGTTGACGGGGATGGGCACCTGGCCCCGGGCGATCTTGCTCCGCACCGCGGCCCAGCCGGATTCCTCCGTGACCGGCTGGCCGCCGGCGTCGTACAGGCGGATGGTGACGGCCTGCCGCCCGCCCTCGTCCGCCGTGGTCAGCCGGGCACCGGGCACGCCTCCGAGGGTCCGCATGGCGTGCAGGAGCTGGGCTTCGTCGGCGGGGCCGAGGTCGCAGACCTGGCAGCGGTAGTGCTGGGCGTTGATGGCCCCGCGGCAGAACCTGTCGTGGAACGCGGCCGTCGTGGGGTGGCCGTCGTGGGCCACGGCCATCTGCCCGGCCCTGCTGACCACGACGTAGCAGGCGGCGATCCACCAGGCCACGCCCTCGTGGATCTCGCCCGGGAACGAGCCGGCGGCGCGGCCGTCCCGGATGACGGCGGCGGTGTCGATGGGGTTAAGCACGATCGCCCTCCAGGTGCTTGACGATGAGGTCCGCCAGTTCCTCCGGGCTTCGGTCGTCGGTGGGGAGCACGACGGCGCTCGGGTCCTCGCCGGCGACGGCACGGAAGTTATCCCGCAGGCGGTCGAGGCGGCCGGGGACGTCGAACAGGTCGCTGTCGTGCTGCTTGACGTCCGACTTGGTGCCCATCCGGGCCTTCAGCGAGTTGTCGGAGACGGTCAGGTAGAACGTGGCGTCCGGCGCGGCGAGGTAGCCCCGGAATGGGGTGATCAGCTCCTGCACTTGGCCCAGGGGGACGCGGTTGACGGCGGCGTGGCAGGCGACGACCGAGGAGGCGTACCGGTCGGCGACCACCGGACCTTCGCTCAGGGCGCGGCGGACGACGTCGGAGACGTGCAGGAGGCCGGAGAGGTAGAAGGCGAACTGCGGCAGCGGCCGAAGCTGCTTGTTGATCACCTCGGAACAGCCGGTGTGCGGATCGGTGAGGGTGTGCACG from Streptomyces sp. CMB-StM0423 includes the following:
- a CDS encoding helix-turn-helix domain-containing protein, yielding MPVSTARAVGGRVKTARQVRKMTQRDLSAVSGVSFSMVRAIERGGRMPSDAVVEALAAALGVDPMRLLQDPGRAAARIHESLGAVSDVIASFDCPDDGATRPLDQLHQDVDELANWRLGAQYLRIVRSAPQLLEELARALDCSTSEEKRAQAAALLASAYRSADAVAYKHGAKDLSARLVELMRWAAERADDDLQRAAAAYVRTETFFSAGAHRAGLRALERAIDASPAPDGNNATAARGALHMRAAVIAGRDGNAAAAGQHMAEATTLADRIPEGVYLGTAFGPSSVRVHAVSVAVSLGNEHLQDALDIGMTWKPPAKGRDALPAERRSGFYIELARAQLWSGRRDAAYESLKVARRIAPQATREHPWVREDIATLRRLRRADNEDLSAFAAWCGSIG
- a CDS encoding dTMP kinase; amino-acid sequence: MTAPRAPYGPEEAGRRGPFVVLEGVSGVGKSTLARLLAVRLGGSSVHTLTDPHTGCSEVINKQLRPLPQFAFYLSGLLHVSDVVRRALSEGPVVADRYASSVVACHAAVNRVPLGQVQELITPFRGYLAAPDATFYLTVSDNSLKARMGTKSDVKQHDSDLFDVPGRLDRLRDNFRAVAGEDPSAVVLPTDDRSPEELADLIVKHLEGDRA
- a CDS encoding HAD family hydrolase; this encodes MIETIVLDVGETLVRDDRYWAGWADWLGVPRHTVSALVGAAVVAGRDNADALRLLRPGIDVDAERVAREEAGRGEQLAEEDLYPDVRGALRGLRKLGVRVIVAGNQTIRAGELLRALDLPADLVVTSGEWGVAKPGAAFFARVLEVAQTEPGETVYVGDHPANDLFPAKRAGMRAAHLRRGPWGHWWADDPEVVQAADWRIDTLTELTAIIAD
- a CDS encoding recombinase family protein, whose protein sequence is MSERTEVAGRPVLVFIYDRSATLPDAFLAERLARCRQYAAERGWAVAGEWVDRGDHALCDDLRPQWRRMVGAMRQAAASPVCLVDSWDRISRDQAGGGALRRIVHQAGGYCATTAGEDDADDGHGRPTAATAPLSLRGGS
- a CDS encoding class I SAM-dependent methyltransferase, giving the protein MSLYVDPGGIFAGTAAFYRARAGYPDELLDHVAGLAGGGPGARVLDLGTGTGVVARALAAHGLDVLAVDPCQEMLEEGRRLAAAEGHAIEWHEGTVEDLPNSLGPFSLAVIGDAFHWMDRGRVLRVLHELIAPGGCVALLSHRWPGYPKPSWTPILEKVRSRHLGLNRIAGPTGEFTRPQTDHEGFFRHSDFGHLTRITTDYLIDVELDDLVRWQWSQAHSSVTLLGEGQAAYEADLRALLRAWEPTERFREVSQAHLLIGQRGGDR
- a CDS encoding NUDIX hydrolase, producing MTTAPGPGARRDASVIVARDTNGEIAVLTSRFPQHGGEFLFLPGGRREDGETAEECARRELREEAGVTANTWRHLGSYAITLAEPARLHLFLAEGLTRGPQQLTPSEVDFKLMWWPMAAALRAVRDGRFLLQGGPLALLLAEQATAG
- a CDS encoding STM4013/SEN3800 family hydrolase codes for the protein MIDTSAVIRSGTSILFITLDSLRYDVARAALHAGQTPRLAEILPGGAWEERRTPGTFTLPAHMAFFSGFLPKLPQPVQPPRLWECRPPAFKTVDAGTFVFDAPNLLTGLAQHGYRTVCIGGTTYFSRETPLGSVLPDLFHEDHWRREFSSPEPDSTRHQVDHALTVAEQYARRPLFLFVNVSAAHVPHGHYTGDSEDSWQSQAAALAYTDGHLGRLIGGLTGNQRWLIIMCADHGEAFGEDGYHGRGIAHPTVLNVPFAAFLSP